The following proteins are co-located in the Triticum aestivum cultivar Chinese Spring chromosome 1A, IWGSC CS RefSeq v2.1, whole genome shotgun sequence genome:
- the LOC123189802 gene encoding uncharacterized protein codes for MPRERPFRMPGARGGGGGGGGGDITVHVEYLARTLMQKQEGVAAEEQHRAMATSHRLSRVPLHLRNNNAKDYTPGFVAIGPLHSREDRRLRPAERLKVAYLNSLISRGHPDTAQHLAVIQGYIRVVAAREQEARAMYVGEDVAEIPPDEFIQMMVLDGCFIIEHLINVATGHEEPSLHATPFGPAQLSVDLVLAENQMPFFVLVDLIASTKLPEFEATGYPAPVLLVKLVLYYLAGEKGRDMSEELPPAEGVSHVLHLLHAMITAARTRWEPPPRTIQDGAVIETAQEAARLLRRIPLLLFVPLLYPILPEDKKWSASYGKEDVPAASDLKRMGVQFKKARAGSGSKAVAGIASVLGPVPLAVKLTQHEDRLHLPQLRVEFRTAPLLLNLMAFEQSASASMKTPMDVSAYVCFMAKMVQSAEDAGVLAAAEVVQQHGGAGNETKEAVARFFRTMGVASEAAAGGELLVTSYLCVLLEKLRERSRHPLYVMWADVQRNYFTLPWAVVIEVVALVTFVSTMVQTYTSVKYHS; via the coding sequence ATGCCTAGAGAGCGGCCTTTCCGCATGCCCGGCGcccgtggcggtggcggtggtggcggcggcggggacatcACGGTGCACGTCGAATATCTGGCGCGCACCCTGATGCAGAAGCAGGAGGGCGTGGCGGCGGAGGAGCAGCACCGGGCCATGGCGACCAGCCACCGGCTGTCCCGCGTCCCCCTCCACCTCCGCAACAACAACGCCAAGGACTACACGCCGGGGTTCGTCGCCATCGGCCCGCTCCACAGCCGCGAGGACCGGCGCCTCCGCCCCGCCGAGCGGCTCAAGGTGGCGTACCTCAACAGCCTCATCTCCCGCGGCCACCCCGACACGGCGCAACACCTCGCCGTCATCCAGGGGTACATCCGCGTCGTCGCCGCCCGCGAGCAGGAGGCCCGGGCGATGTACGTCGGGGAGGACGTCGCCGAGATTCCCCCTGATGAGTTCATCCAGATGATGGTGCTCGACGGCTGCTTCATCATCGAGCACCTCATCAACGTCGCCACGGGCCACGAGGAGCCGTCGCTGCACGCCACGCCCTTCGGCCCCGCGCAGCTCTCCGTCGACCTCGTCCTCGCCGAGAACCAGATGCCCTTCTTCGTACTCGTTGATCTCATCGCCAGCACCAAGCTGCCGGAGTTCGAGGCCACCGGGTACCCCGCGCCGGTGCTGCTCGTGAAGCTCGTGCTGTACTACCTCGCCGGCGAGAAGGGCCGCGACATGAGCGAGGAGCTGCCGCCGGCCGAGGGGGTCTCCCACGTCCTGCACCTGCTCCACGCGATGATCACCGCGGCGCGGACACGGTgggagccgccgccccgcaccatccAGGACGGCGCGGTGATAGAGACGGCACAGGAGGCGGCACGGCTGCTGCGCCGTATCCCGCTGCTGCTGTTCGTGCCGCTGCTGTACCCGATCCTCCCCGAGGACAAGAAGTGGAGCGCGAGCTACGGGAAGGAAGACGTGCCGGCGGCGAGCGACCTGAAGCGCATGGGTGTGCAGTTCAAGAAGGCGCGCGCCGGCAGCGGGAGCAAGGCGGTGGCCGGCATCGCGTCGGTGCTGGGGCCCGTGCCGCTCGCGGTGAAGCTGACGCAGCACGAGGACCGGCTCCACCTCCCCCAGCTCCGGGTCGAGTTCCGCACGGCGCCGCTGCTGCTGAATCTGATGGCGTTCGAGCAGTCGGCGTCGGCGTCGATGAAGACGCCGATGGACGTGTCGGCGTACGTGTGCTTCATGGCGAAGATGGTGCAGTCGGCGGAGGACGCGGgggtgctggcggcggcggaggtggtgcAGCAGCACGGCGGCGCGGGCAACGAGACCAAGGAGGCCGTGGCGAGGTTCTTCCGGACGATGGGCgtcgcgagcgaggcggcggccggcggcgagctgcTGGTGACGAGCTACCTCTGCGTGCTGCTGGAGAAGCTGCGGGAGCGGAGCCGCCACCCGCTGTACGTCATGTGGGCCGACGTGCAGCGGAACTACTTCACGCTGCCGTGGGCCGTCGTCATCGAGGTCGTCGCGCTCGTCACCTTCGTCTCCACCATGGTCCAGACCTACACCTCCGTCAAGTACCACAGCTGA
- the LOC123092563 gene encoding cysteine-rich receptor-like protein kinase 2 produces MQPRPGRPRGRHSLPPAAAGVLRCLVLAGAVAVAAAGADAVAAPAILDTVCGSRQAADPESFDVSFVNTLELIYQNVTRSGFGAASSGSGGNFSVFGLGQCLAYLSPTDCQLCYAQSRVKLPHCLPADGGRIYVDGCFLRYGAGDFTAAATDASDTFLCSNDTAPATPAFAAAAAALVRNVTATAPGARGYYYAGSASASAMPTGARVYAAAQCWRSLNATACAACTASARDRVVRQCLPGAAEGYGLNAGCVVRYSTQPFYLPAKAGGGGGSSNRHIIIIVFASILSAMAVVGIVFIWTRMRPRRDDLHDDMDGSGEIIRTIMSSQLGFRYEELRKATDDFNQINKLGQGGYGSVYKGVLPDGREIAVKRLYLNTRQWTDQFFNEVKLVSQVQHKNLVKLLGCSVEGPESLLVYEYLCNTSLDHYLFDAFKKNALDWERRSEIVLGAAEGLSYLHSGSEVRIIHRDIKASNVMLDERFRPKIGDFGLARNFMEDQTHLSTGLAGTFGYMAPEYIVHGQLTEKADIYSYGVLVLEIVTGRKNHNSVASSAEGLSLMSQLWKHYNAGTLMELLDPNLRDQCSEAEALKVFQVGLLCAQASPNLRPPMWKVVEMLGSGDRVLPRPTEPPFINIKGSNAKSESSGSSMSLMSNSDKSPFSTNQLSVSGVQAR; encoded by the exons ATGCAGCCACGTCCGGGAAGACCCCGCGGCCGCCACTCTCTTCCCCCGGCCGCGGCGGGCGTGCTCCGGTGCCTCGTCCTCGCCggggccgtcgccgtcgccgccgcgggcgCGGACGCGGTCGCGGCGCCGGCGATCCTGGACACGGTGTGCGGGTCCAGGCAGGCGGCCGACCCGGAGTCCTTCGACGTGAGCTTCGTCAACACCCTGGAGCTCATCTACCAGAACGTGACGCGCTCCGGCTTCGgcgccgcctcctccggctccggcggcaACTTCTCCGTCTTCGGGCTCGGCCAGTGCCTCGCCTACCTCTCCCCGACCGACTGCCAGCTCTGCTACGCGCAGAGCCGCGTGAAGCTGCCCCACTGCCTCCCGGCCGACGGCGGCCGCATCTACGTCGACGGCTGCTTCCTCCGCTACGGCGCCGGCgacttcaccgccgccgccaccgacgccagcGACACGTTCCTGTGCTCCAACGACACCGCGCCGGCGACCCCGGCGttcgcggccgcggccgccgcgctgGTGCGCAACGTCACGGCGACCGCGCCGGGTGCGAGGGGGTACTACTACGCCGGGTCGGCGTCGGCGTCCGCGATGCCGACCGGCGCGCGGGTGTACGCGGCGGCGCAGTGCTGGAGGTCGCTGAACGCCACCGCGTGCGCGGCATGCACGGCCAGCGCGCGCGACCGGGTGGTGCGGCAGTGCCTTCCCGGCGCCGCCGAGGGGTACGGGCTCAACGCCGGCTGCGTCGTCAGGTACTCCACGCAGCCCTTCTACCTGCCGGCgaaagccggcggcggcggcggatcatcCA ACCGGCACATAATCATCATCGTCTTCGCCTCCATCCTCTCCGCCATGGCGGTCGTCGGCATAGTATTCATCTGGACACGAATGAGGCCCAGGAGAGACGACCTCCACGACG ACATGGACGGCTCAGGCGAGATCATCCGCACCATCATGTCGTCGCAGCTCGGCTTCCGGTACGAGGAGCTGCGCAAGGCGACCGATGACTTCAATCAGATCAACAAGCTCGGCCAGGGCGGCTACGGTTCAGTTTACAAG GGCGTGCTTCCGGATGGCCGGGAGATCGCCGTGAAGCGGCTCTACCTCAACACGCGGCAGTGGACCGACCAGTTCTTCAACGAGGTGAAGCTCGTCAGCCAGGTGCAGCACAAGAACCTCGTCAAGCTCCTCGGGTGCAGCGTCGagggccccgagagcctcctcgtctACGAGTACCTCTGCAACACCAGCCTCGATCACTACCTCTTTg ATGCTTTCAAGAAGAATGCGTTGGACTGGGAGCGGCGGTCGGAGATTGTCCTCGGGGCGGCGGAGGGTTTGTCATACCTCCATAGTGGCTCCGAGGTCAGGATCATACATAGGGACATCAAGGCCAGCAATGTGATGTTGGATGAGAGGTTCAGACCTAAGATTGGCGATTTCGGCTTGGCAAGGAACTTCATGGAAGATCAGACCCACCTCAGCACCGGCCTCGCCGGAACATT TGGATATATGGCTCCGGAGTACATCGTTCACGGGCAGCTGACGGAGAAGGCCGACATCTATAGCTACGGCGTGCTGGTCCTTGAGATCGTCACCGGCCGCAAGAACCACAACTCCGTGGCGTCATCGGCCGAGGGGTTGTCCCTCATGTCACAG TTATGGAAGCACTACAACGCCGGCACCCTCATGGAGCTCCTGGACCCGAACCTCCGCGACCAATGCTCGGAGGCGGAAGCTCTCAAGGTGTTCCAAGTCGGGCTGCTGTGCGCGCAGGCGTCGCCGAACCTCAGACCCCCGATGTGGAAGGTGGTGGAGATGCTGGGAAGTGGTGATAGGGTGCTGCCCCGGCCTACCGAGCCTCCGTTCATCAACATAAAGGGGTCGAACGCGAAGAGCGAAAGCTCGGGGTCATCAATGTCTCTGATGTCGAACTCCGACAAGTCGCCGTTCTCGACGAATCAGCTGTCGGTTAGTGGGGTGCAGGCAAGGTGA
- the LOC123189810 gene encoding beta-carotene isomerase D27, chloroplastic yields MAAPTTSRLHRRLLPALPSCTPRAPSFSAPSIQGPSRRPTSRLYCSSPPVGAPPSGKGGEYRPSFADDFLLAFFRAKMVEEVGWDSQKPGYDGLIEVANRLMIKGKSASETEQSAVRVLQALFPPLLLVLFKALLAPIANGQLASMMVARATALSCQWLMGTCSVNSVTLPNGKSLSSGVFVEKCKYLEESKCLGICINTCKLPTQTFFKDHMGVDLYMEPNFEDYSCQFNFGVPPPPPDTDKALKEPCLDICTNARRRRELGSSGGPDGLCPQV; encoded by the exons ATGGCGGCTCCGACCACGAGCCgtctccaccgccgcctcctccccgcacTCCCATCCTGCACCCCTCGCGCCCCGTCCTTCTCAGCCCCCTCAATCCAGGGACCCAGCCGCCGGCCTACCTCCCGGCTGTACTGCTCGTCGCCGCCG GTGGGAGCGCCGCCGTCCGGCAAGGGCGGCGAGTACCGTCCCTCCTTCGCCGACGACTTCCTCCTCGCCTTCTTCCGGGCCAAGATGGTGGAG GAGGTTGGGTGGGATTCTCAAAAGCCTGGATACGACGGGCTGATCGAAGTTGCGAATCGCCTCATGATCAAGGGGAAAAGTGCTTCAGAGACTGAGCAATCAGCT GTCCGAGTACTTCAGGCACTGTTCCCACCTCTGTTGCTAGTCCTTTTCAAAGCTCTTTTAGCACCAATTGCTAATGGCCAACTTGCTTCCATGATGGTAG CTAGAGCAACAGCGCTTTCGTGCCAATGGCTAATGGGCACATGTTCAGTGAATTCTGTAACACTGCCCAATGGGAAGTCGTTATCTAGTGGG GTGTTTGTCGAGAAGTGTAAATATTTGGAAGAGAGCAAATGTCTTGGCATTTGTATCAACACGTGCAAACTGCCAACTCAG ACCTTCTTCAAGGATCACATGGGCGTCGATTTGTATATGGAGCCAAATTTTGAAGACTATAGCTGCCAG TTCAACTTTGGAGTGCCACCCCCACCTCCTGACACGGACAAGGCCCTGAAGGAACCATGCTTGGACATATGCACAAACGCTAGACGGCGCAGAGAGCTTGGCAGCAGCGGTGGCCCGGATGGTCTATGCCCCCAAGTTTGA
- the LOC123092640 gene encoding uncharacterized protein, whose amino-acid sequence MVASAAARSSRRRRGRSPGIRAVVIARVRRAAGRLSSLDFPLPANAGVHGQLADSECRVRSGARRPFRSSRTGVHQLDSWRDVNVDVDSRRREISLGKRPVDCTIDTSPVEVVDGSSICVSGFPAGVHLYGSLVGATTYRCRPRVVPLCAAGTFGRPTSLEHSRVVCACRKRTLVRSYWSDRKRVRGMQPPFSKDYIQLLKGEYI is encoded by the exons ATGGTTGCTTCCGCTGCTGCTCGGTCCAGCCGCCGCCGTCGGGGCCGCTCTCCTGGTATTCGAGCCGTTGTTATTGCCCGTGTCCGTCGTGCTGCTGGCCGTCTTTCTTCGCTGGATTTTCCATTGCCGGCAAATGCTGGTGTGCATGGCCAGCTGGCTGATTCGGAATGCCGTGTCCGGTCCGGGGCTCGCCGGCCATTTCGTTCTTCCCGGACTG GTGTGCACCAATTAGATTCGTGGCGAGATGTTAATGTGGACGTCGATAGTCGCCGTCGGGAGATTTCATTAGGGAAGCGGCCTGTGGATTGTACCATTg ACACTTCGCCTGTTGAAGTGGTTGACGGATCGAGTATTTGTGTTTCTGGTTTTCCTGCTGGTGTTCATCTTTATGGCTCTTTGGTTGGTGCTACGACTTACCGTTGCCGTCCAAGAGTGGTGCCCTTATGTGCCGCCGGTACCTTTGGTCGGCCTACTTCTCTTG AGCACTCTCGTGTTGTGTGTGCTTGCCGTAAGCGGACTTTGGTGCGATCGTACTGGTCGGACCGGAAAAGAG TACGTGGGATGCAACCTCCGTTTTCTAAAGATTACATCCAACTGCTTAAGGGTGAGTATATATAA